Part of the Imperialibacter roseus genome, TTTTACCGCATATTTACAAGTAAATGATGCGAAAGTGACTTGAAAGTCGGTGAGTGATACGATTGCAAGGCTTTTTGAGCCATGCGGTTCATTTGCCTTGAGAATAATAGTACACCCTATAGCTAATAACGCAAAACAATGATTGTAGGCCTTCTAAAAGAAAGCGGAAATGAACAGAGAATCGCTTTTTTACCGGAAATCGCAGCCAGATTGGTTCAGCAGAAAGTTCGGGTTTTTGTAGAAAAAGATGCAGGGTTAACGGCATTTCAATCCAATCAATTATACGAGGAAGCAGGAGCGGAGATAGTTTCACGAGAAGAAGTGTTGACTAAATCTGATTTGCTTGTGCAAATCGGTGAGCCATCGCCGGAGCTGGTTGAGCAGTTGGGGAGCGATAAGATATGGCTGAGCCAGTACAACCCCCTCTGGAATAAAAACCTTGTGACGCAGTTTCTCCAAAAGGGAATTACCAGCTTCAGTATGGACTCTATACCCCGGACGTCGAGGGCGCAGGCAATGGACGTACTTTCATCGATGGCTACTGTTTCAGGTTACAAAGCCGTGCTGGAAGGTGCCAGTCAGCTGCCCAACTTTTTCCCTATGTTCATGACTGCAGCAGGCACCATCCGCCCGGCCACGGTATTGGTGCTGGGAGCGGGAGTAGCAGGCCTTCAAGCCATAGCGATTGCCCGAAAGCTTGGCGCTCAGGTGCAGGCTTTCGATGTGCGCTCGGCAGTGAAAGAGGAGGTGATGAGCCTGGGAGCACGGTTTGTGGAAGTGGAAGGGGCCAAAGAAGACGCTGCGGCAGGTGGATATGCTGTAGAACAAACGGAAGAATTCAAACAAAAGCAGCAGCAGGCCATCAACGACCATGCTGCGAAAGCTGACGTGGTGATATGCACAGCACAGATTCCAGGCAGAAAAGCGCCAGTTCTTCTGCCCAAAGAGGCAGTGGAGCGAATGAAGCCCGGATCTGTGATTGTCGATTTGGCGGCTTCAAGTGGTGGCAATTGTGAGCTGACGCAGGACAATGAGACCGTTGTGCATCATGGTGTGAAAATCATCGGGCAATCAAATTACCCTTCGCTGATGCCGGTGGATGCCAGCAAGATGTACGGAAAAAACGTTTTTAATTTTCTCGAACTGCTGATTGCCGACGACGGGTCGCTCAATCTTAATTTCGAAGATGACATCGTGGCCGGCACGTGCATCACCCACCAAGGGGAAGTTTTGAATAGCCGGGTAAAATCACTTTTTGGAGAGCTAATTGATATTTAATGGAGCAGGTATTTGTTTTCTTTTTCACCTATAGAGAGGCCATTTTCATCATCGCCTTGTCGGTTTTTTTGGGAATTGAAGTGATTTCCAACGTGCCATCCGTGTTGCATACCCCGCTTATGTCTGGAGCTAATGCCATAAGCGGTGTCATCATTATTGGCGGGATTATCCTCGTTGGCCACGCCGATGCATCAAAAGCATCGCTGGAGCTGATTTTGGGGATTCTCGCTATCATTTTTGCCACACTCAATGTGGTCGGCGGCTTCGTGGTGACGGACCGCATGCTGGAGATGTTCAAAAAGAAAAAGAAATAAACCATCTATGGATCAGGTAATTGGGAGTTTAAATGGTGTCGATTTCACCCTGGGCGGGGCTTTGCTCGAACTAAGCTATTTGCTGGCCGCTCTTCTCTTTGTGGTGGGCTTAAGGCTGCTGAGCCATCCGGAAACGGCCAGAAAGGGAAATTTTTATGCTGCTGC contains:
- a CDS encoding NAD(P) transhydrogenase subunit alpha, translated to MEQVFVFFFTYREAIFIIALSVFLGIEVISNVPSVLHTPLMSGANAISGVIIIGGIILVGHADASKASLELILGILAIIFATLNVVGGFVVTDRMLEMFKKKKK
- a CDS encoding Re/Si-specific NAD(P)(+) transhydrogenase subunit alpha, with product MIVGLLKESGNEQRIAFLPEIAARLVQQKVRVFVEKDAGLTAFQSNQLYEEAGAEIVSREEVLTKSDLLVQIGEPSPELVEQLGSDKIWLSQYNPLWNKNLVTQFLQKGITSFSMDSIPRTSRAQAMDVLSSMATVSGYKAVLEGASQLPNFFPMFMTAAGTIRPATVLVLGAGVAGLQAIAIARKLGAQVQAFDVRSAVKEEVMSLGARFVEVEGAKEDAAAGGYAVEQTEEFKQKQQQAINDHAAKADVVICTAQIPGRKAPVLLPKEAVERMKPGSVIVDLAASSGGNCELTQDNETVVHHGVKIIGQSNYPSLMPVDASKMYGKNVFNFLELLIADDGSLNLNFEDDIVAGTCITHQGEVLNSRVKSLFGELIDI